The Vanacampus margaritifer isolate UIUO_Vmar chromosome 15, RoL_Vmar_1.0, whole genome shotgun sequence genome contains the following window.
tgaagtggctggggagagggaagtctgggcttccccgctaaagctgctgcccccgcgacccgaccccggataagcgggattgaagacggaacggaacggaacTATACAGTGTTGGCGAGTGTCCAACCACTAAGTAAGCAAAGCATCACCTACCGAAGTGTCGCCCCATAACGTGTGCATCACCTACCCGAGTGTGGTCATGGTGACGATGGTGTACCAGAAGGCGGCGGGGATGGAGGTGAAGGCGGAACCCTTGGAGCTCTTCTCTGCGTAGAACATGACCGTGGCGAAGATGATGATGGCCATGGTGAGCGAGAAGAGCAGGAAGCCCAGCTCGGAGGCGCAACTCTTCAGCGTGTAGCCCAGGATGCGAAGACCGGCCGAGTGGCGCGAGAACTTGAAGATCCGGAAGACGCGGAACACCCGAAGCGTGACGAAGGCGCCGCTCACGTCTTCGTTCTCGGGCATGACCAGGCCGATGTAGTAGGGCAAGATGGCCACCACGTCGATGAGCGACATGACGCTCTTGACGAACTTGAAGCGGCTGGGGGCGGCCACCAGGCGGAGGACGTACTCAAGTGTGAAGATCAGCACGCAGGCTGTGTCCATGCAGAAGAAGGCCAAAGCGTAGCGCTCGCCGCACGAAGTGGACTTTGCATGTACGAACCTCGCCCCGCACGGGACCGTCTCTAGAACATTGGCGAGGACGGACACAGCAATGAAGAACCCCGTGACATAATAGAACACCAGCGCCATAGTGGACGTGTGCGGGTTCTCAAAGGCTCGCCACAGGGACTCCCGGAAGTTCAAATCTGCCGCGATGGGCTCGTTGCTCGGGTCTGTCTCCTCGTCATCCTCGAGGCGCTCCTGGTTCTCCTTCCGCCGGTCTTTGTAGTCCTCATAACAGCAGTCCGCTATCACCTCCGGGATGATGCCAAAGAAAGTGAGCTCCTCGTCGAAAGCGGCGATGCACTCCTGCCGCGGAAAGTGCAACTTTCCGGTTTGGTAGAAGTTCAGGATGTAGCGGAACAAACTCGGGTCGCGGTCAAAGAAGAACTCGCTGCTCTCTTGCTGGAAGAAGAAATCCTTCTCGGAGCTTCCCAGAAGAGTTTCAGGGTAGCGCTCGAGAGTATCCCGCCATGTTTGGAATCGACTTCCACTCACGTTGAGGATGAGGACCTTGTCCTTCCCGCGGCGTCCTTGTGGCGGGACGGCCGGCATGGGCACGCTGGCCAGCGGCATCCAACCCACTGCCGCCGCACGAGCCAGCGGGAGCCACGCTGCCTGCCCCGAAGCCATCGTGGCAGAGGTCCGTTGAGTGAAGTTTTAACAGCAGAGGTCTCACACGGTGCAGGAGGTGCGCGCGCTCATCAGGAGGAAGGTTTGTTGCGCTTCCTCACGAAGACTCTTCTTCTTTGCCAGACAGCGCTCAGCTCATGGAGAGGTTGAGCAGCTGGCTTGTTATTACACAGGTGATGGATGCCCTGCTCCCCCTCTCAGGACCTTCCCCAAGGCATGTAATACCTCCCCCCGGACCGCCCACCTCCTTCTCCGcctctttgtgtgtgcgcgtgtgtgttcaaCATGTTTGTcgacttttgtgtgtgcgcactcATCTGTTTGAAAACAGGGGGCGTAactttgtttgtaaaaaaaaaagaaagaagaagaagtcacgTGATCAATACGCCTGAATTACTTATACgtgtacaaacacacacacacagacaagaaTGCACGTCTTAACGCTACGATAATATTTGGGCATCCAGGAATAGCGTGTGGATACAGTTTGTTCAAGCGTTTGGGTCTACATCAAATTCATTATTAACtttgagttatttttacttatcaACACTCCctgtcaatatatatatatttttttgcactgcCGAGATGATATGAGCATCCTCTCTCTTCATCCCCCTCACCCCCTCCCATCCCCGAGGAGACGTTCATTGAATTCTGCTttattctatttctatttttagtcGCATAATGGTCTCGCAATGCAAAAGAAAAGACGACGAGGCGCAAACAAACATCGAGACCACCACTATAGCATACAGGACTTGAAAAGAACTGAAGTGCTAGCGCTGGACTAGAAGAGGACTTAGATCAGGAGAACTTGGGACATAAAGAGTAGAAGGTCTCTGACAAGAAGATGATTGGAACTGGGAGGATTAGGGCTGGAAAAGCACTCGGACTAAGAATAGAGATGGGTGTCGTTAAGATACTAGATACTACCATTTATCGATCCGGTACAGTATTCTTATCGGTACTTTTTTGGTGGGaaaaacaccaaaacaaaaatattagaattaACTTAACCACCTGTTGGAGGGGTCAAGGGGTGCACTGTGAGCTGGGCGGCGGCCAAAAGCAGGGAGGGACCTTGGCGGTCCAATCCCTGTTTCCATTAAATGGCTCGAATGTCGTGGAACGTTATCGATACTGCAATTTTTACACATTCAGCCCCGGGGTTAGTTTAATACCAGGGCTCGGTATAACATCCCTAGCTAAGACTGAGGACTGAACCGGGATTACGAGGACTTGGGGAGTAAGACTAGTGACAAgactagcacacacacacacacacacaattacagacACACTTTCACAGAGACATACAAGTCGACACAGACAtgcactctcacacacacacatttccccCTCAGGAGCACACAACAGTAAGGGAGGAAAGAGGCGTCGCCGTGGCAACAGCATCctcctaatgaccacagcctcCTGTGAACTTAATGACACATAACGACAGATACAAGACTAAAGTTTCCTCATGGGGGAGAATCAAGAAAACAATGACAACTTTAAATCACTTTTGGGAACTTTTCTTGTGCGTCTGTGCTGTAACGTCTGCCGAGTGAGGACTCGTGAATTTTACTCTCCGCGTTCCCCTTCTGTTCCGTAGTCAAATGTGCTTCAAATCAACAGACTGTTTTAATGAGAGTAAATTCTCACCCTCAAAGTCTTCACGCTAGTTACCTCATCTTCTACACACAACAGACTATTATGAGATGCTGTTGGGTAGTTTCGGAGGATTTTGTCAGCCAATAATTGGGAATGAGAAGCAGTGATAGGCTATACATGAGGTAGTCGTTTCTTGCTGGGGTTGGATGAGAGAATGATGAAGAGAAGAGGACGAAATGTGCCCCCGTTTGAGAAATGTGTTGGGTTATATGAGGAACATCTAATCTTAGAAATGGAGACGTTCATTTGTATTACTGTACATTGCATTGGAAAGGATAAGAATGATTAACGTTTGAATGAagtctctgctgccacctgctggccaaaaCCCCTTGACTGCTCATCAATGTCAGGGCACATATAAACAATGGAGTGGTAACAGTGGACAcatataggaaaaaaaaaacctccacaaAGGAAATCTGGAGCCAAGATTCAAACGATGAACCTGAGAACTTTGAGGCAGCCATATTATCCACTACTCCACCATGCTGCcctatcaaaaaaaatattacacttaAAGTTGTGTGCATCTACAGAGAACGAAGAGGGTGCTACCTACAGgtcaatcttattttttttccaatcaaaACGACAAGCTGATGGTCGTgaaacctttattattattaattctattatttttatgaaatttaTCAAACAACCATGGCGTTCACAAAGCCACAATAAGACTTCCTTTGTCACTTCGTCCGTCACAACTTTGCAGAGAGAACAGaaattcattacaaaaaaaaaaaaaatcacagttttATCACAGCTCTACTAACTTGATTTGTCTAACTTTGAAGAGGAAAAAACCTTCACGGTACAGTGACGTGAAAGGGGCTCCCGGGTATGTGGGCGTCGCCCCACTTGACCATGAGGATGTAGTTTCCCGCTTCTTTGACGGTGTATGTCACATTGTACATCCTGTGGCCGGCGTGCTTGACATAGACCTCCTCACATGGGGCCCTGGGACCGTGGACCCCCACCATCAGCATGTTGCTTCCTGCAAACACACAACATACCATCAAGGGCTACTTCTTTTTCTCGCTGTCTCGTGGAAAAGATACAAAAGTGACATTagggtctaaaaaaaaaacaacccccgaTGTATACTTGTAGTGCATTCAAGTGATTTGTGCCCCTGGAGTTCCACAGGGCTCATTTTAAGGGTCTCTACCCACTAGCATACAATAATCAATCCCTGTGTACTCCTGGTGTGCTTGTGTGATTTGTGCCTCCGGGGGGGTCATTTCTAGGGCCTCTTTATTTCTGTCAATCTCacggaaaacatttttttggggacaatgaacaaaaattaaCATATAGAATGGACCACATCAATGAAACATCAGATACCATTGAGGCAAAAAGGAACATCAGGAAGATCAGACACCGACCCGCTTTGCTGCAGTCTACCATGAAGGAGTTCTTCTGGCCCACGAAGGCCTTGGACAGGCCGGCCCCCCTGGAGAGCACCTTGCTGGCATCCGAGGAGAATTTGGGCAGGGAAGCGAAGGCCCCTGCCATCCCAGATGATGACTTGGTGACGGTTTCCACCAGGACCGATGAGGTCTCATGAAGATTTGGACCTCCGGATAAATTAGGACCTGAGAATGTAAACAACATGATGATGACAATTTGAGCGGCGGACGTTTATATTTGCTCTCCCTCAGCTCAATTaactgccaaaaatgtaaatgaaaaaatgtaggagttcaatttaatttattttaatattatttttttttctggagagctcagtattgttcattcggtaattttaccgatttgacatgtcatcatcattgctctcttttttttaattatttttttaaatatattttatttattttttttattttattttattttattttatttattttttctggagagctcagtattgttcattcggtaattttaccgatttga
Protein-coding sequences here:
- the LOC144035702 gene encoding A-type voltage-gated potassium channel KCND2-like isoform X2; the protein is MASGQAAWLPLARAAAVGWMPLASVPMPAVPPQGRRGKDKVLILNVSGSRFQTWRDTLERYPETLLGSSEKDFFFQQESSEFFFDRDPSLFRYILNFYQTGKLHFPRQECIAAFDEELTFFGIIPEVIADCCYEDYKDRRKENQERLEDDEETDPSNEPIAADLNFRESLWRAFENPHTSTMALVFYYVTGFFIAVSVLANVLETVPCGARFVHAKSTSCGERYALAFFCMDTACVLIFTLEYVLRLVAAPSRFKFVKSVMSLIDVVAILPYYIGLVMPENEDVSGAFVTLRVFRVFRIFKFSRHSAGLRILGYTLKSCASELGFLLFSLTMAIIIFATVMFYAEKSSKGSAFTSIPAAFWYTIVTMTTLGYGDMVPKTIMGKIVGSICSLSGVLVIALPVPVIVSNFSRIYHQSQRAEKRRAQKASKEAGQALLHKANANATMAHHHHHLLHCLEKTTNLHFVDRTSLEWNSEDALLKQARSRSSSSSFSSTSPPTLTSCCAHTKQRHLDPRKSNTGTTQAPQRPQSRSSLNAKLEEAVPLNLEGPWVAAAAIGSVPPPATAPQGDLSQTSKKVHVSEL
- the LOC144035702 gene encoding A-type voltage-gated potassium channel KCND2-like isoform X1: MASGQAAWLPLARAAAVGWMPLASVPMPAVPPQGRRGKDKVLILNVSGSRFQTWRDTLERYPETLLGSSEKDFFFQQESSEFFFDRDPSLFRYILNFYQTGKLHFPRQECIAAFDEELTFFGIIPEVIADCCYEDYKDRRKENQERLEDDEETDPSNEPIAADLNFRESLWRAFENPHTSTMALVFYYVTGFFIAVSVLANVLETVPCGARFVHAKSTSCGERYALAFFCMDTACVLIFTLEYVLRLVAAPSRFKFVKSVMSLIDVVAILPYYIGLVMPENEDVSGAFVTLRVFRVFRIFKFSRHSAGLRILGYTLKSCASELGFLLFSLTMAIIIFATVMFYAEKSSKGSAFTSIPAAFWYTIVTMTTLGYGDMVPKTIMGKIVGSICSLSGVLVIALPVPVIVSNFSRIYHQSQRAEKRRAQKKSHLARIQAGKNEGASAYLRYKLLADVEASKEAGQALLHKANANATMAHHHHHLLHCLEKTTNLHFVDRTSLEWNSEDALLKQARSRSSSSSFSSTSPPTLTSCCAHTKQRHLDPRKSNTGTTQAPQRPQSRSSLNAKLEEAVPLNLEGPWVAAAAIGSVPPPATAPQGDLSQTSKKVHVSEL